GAACGGTTACTGGATCGGCGCCGTCCTGGGAAGCGCCCAGGAGTTCCCCCAGCGACTGGACTGGTCCCGTTCGCGCTACTCGGATTTCGGGGCGATCACCGCCAGCGAGATCGACGTTCTCGCGCAGGCCTACCTGGGACCGGACAAATGTTTCCAGGTCATTGTCCTGCCGGAAAGCGTCCTGGAGCCGGCCGGAGAGGAGATCGAGGCGGCGGCCGAAGTCGGAGCGGAGTAGGGCATTGCACAAGACAGTGTCCAGCCCGATGCGTTGGGTGTGGGAGAGGCTTGACGCTTCGATCTGTCGGTCAATCGAGGCGTAAAGCCTCTCCTGCAGGCTTTGCCTACCTGATTCGGGTTGCTCCCGGTGCCCTCTTGAAGCAGAAGGAATGTCTTTCCTTCCGGTTCCCGGCCCCGATCCCATGCGTCCATCCACTCGAGTGAGCAATCGCCAGCCCGTTCTGCGTTTTCTGATCGGGGCGGCCGCGTTTGTCATATTCGTGGCCGGAATCCGGGCAGCCTCTCCGATCGCGGTTCCCTTCCTCATGGCGATTTTCGTCTCGGTGATCACCGCTCCGGCCTTTGTCGCCATGCAGCGACGGGGCGTTCCTTCCTGGGTCGCGCTGTTGATCCTGGTCCTGGGCCTCGTCCTCATCGTGACGGGACTGGCCGGTGTGGTCAGCAACTCGGTCGCCGATTTCACCCGCAACCTGCCCCAGTATCAACTCAGGCTTCAGGACAAGCTCGTGGAGACGGTGGCCTGGATCGAGGCCCGCGGTTTCGAGCTGCCGGCGGAACTGGAGGCGACAACCCTGAACCCCCAGGCCACCATGCGCCTGGTCGGCAGCATGCTGGCCTCGATGGGCAACCTGCTCAGCAGCAGCTTTCTCATCCTCCTCATCGTCGTCTTTTTCCTTCTCGAGCTGGCCATTCTTCCGGCCAAGGTCAGGGGCCTGGCGGGGCTGTCTCCGGAAACGGTCCGTTATGTCGGCCGCATCATGGAGGATATCCGCCACTACGTCGCCCTGAAGACGGTCATGAGTCTTCTGACCGGCCTGCTGGTCACCGCTTTCGCCTTCGCCCTGCGGATCGACTACCCGATTCTGCTCGGCCTGATGGCATTCCTCCTCAACTACGTCCCGACCATCGGTTCGATCATCGCGGCGATTCCCGGGGTTCTCCTGGCCACCGTTCAGTTCGGCATTTCCGAGGGATTCATCGTCGCCCTGGGTTACCTTGTCATCAATGTGGGTATCAGCAATGTGCTCGAACCCCGCTACCTCGGGCGCGGCCTGGGTCTCTCCCCGTTCGTCATTGTGGTTTCGATGTTCTTCTGGGGCTGGGTGCTGGGTCCGGTGGGGATGTTCCTTTCCGTGCCGCTGACCATGGCGGTCAAGATTGGCCTTGAGACCGGCGAGGAGACCCGGTGGATTGCCGTGCTCATGGGGTCCAGCGGGCCGGTCGGCGACGAGGACTCGAAAGTGAAAACGATCGACGAAGCCCAGGGGTAGGGCCGCCGCCGCCGGTATCCTTTGTCGTCACCTCGCTCTGCCGGGGTGCCCGGAACATCAGGCGGTCGCGCTTGCCCGCTCGCGCTACGCCGTGAAAGCCCGGGGAAGACGGGGACAGGGGCCAATCCCGACCGGGACCGTGGCTTCTACTTGGCAGCCTCCCCGACCACCGGCTCCACCACTGCTTCCTTCGCAAATGGCCAGAGGCTGTTTCGATGGGCGAAGAAGGCGTATCCGCCGGCCGCGATCACGATGAGTCCGACGGCGACGGCGGGCCAGACGCGGCGCCTCTGGTAAGGATCGTTGATCTGGCGCGAGGCATTGGGCGGCAGGCGCTTGGCGTCTGTCAGCCGGGTGGCGAGGGAAACGTTGACCTTGATCCGGCCGTTGATCGCCCAACCGTTGGCGTCAAGGATGGGACCGAGCGTGCGCTGCCTGAGCTTGAGCCAGGCGATCAGCATCGAGGGTCCGGAGATCGCCAGCAGGACGCCGATGACGGCGACGGGTATCTGCCAGAGATGCAACCCGAGGATTCCACCGATGATCGCGGTAAAGACACTGACGAAGCCGCTGATGGCCACACCGAGAGCGGCCACCGTTCCCACGTCGATCTTCTTCGGCTTGAGCAGTTCGGGCTTGGGATCGCCGGGCTTGGCCAGGGCGGTCGCCTCGAGTTTGGCATCGGCCTCCGCCTGGGCGGCCGCGGCCCGCTTGGTCACCTGCTCCTCGATGAATCGGACGAACTTCTTGTAGGGCTGGAAAAAAGCCTGCCGAACCGAAATGGGGAAATCCACCACCTTGGTGATATGCGCGTCCCAGTCCCGTCCCTTCCGGTCATAGAAGATTCCGTTTCGCCCGACCATCAGGTAGTCGGAGTCGCCCTGGGTGAAACAGGCGGCAATCTTCGCGGTCTGGCCGTTGGGCCGGCGCAGATCGCAATACGCGATGTACATCCGACTCAGCGATCCCAGAATCGAGTGGGCGGCCGGATCGGTCACTTCAACGCAGAGGTTGCAGCCGCGCTGGTCGAGGTAGAGGGTGCCCGCCTGAAAGGTGGCCCAGGTGTCCGGATTATAGAAGTCCTGGAACGACACGAAATTCCGAAGCAACCGGGCCAGGTCCCGATAGTAGAGGACCAGCTTGTTGACGTCGCCGATGCCCGCCGCCTCCGGGGCGAGGGCGGTGTCCCGGGCGATCAGTGTCTCGACCGCAGCCCGTCCCGGTCCGGTCAGGAGTGAACGGATACGCTCGATGCCCAGCTTTTCGACGGAGCTGCCCGCCTTGTGGGTCACCCATTCCTCATAAACGTTGAAGCGAAGGCCGATTTCGTTCCACTCGCCGACCTCCAGCTGATCCTTGTCCTCTCCGAAGAGCGGTTCGATCACCTTGCGGCGGAAGTCGGCGATGCGTTCCGACCAGGCGGGATTGAGCCCCGTGACCAGGTCAAGGACCGCGACAGGCTGGATTTTCTGCAGGGGAAGGTCCTCGACGTCCGGTCCGACGGTGGAGAGATCCTTCGGGGCAAGCGCGATGTATTCAGATTGTGGACGGTTGAGGTGCTCGAGGGCCCGGTTGTCGTAGGCGGCAAGCCGGCAGCGGTTGAAGAAATCGGTGATCTTGGTCTTGACCGCCGCGTAGGCCTCGTAGCCGGTCGGCGTCTGGTCCCCGAGGGGAAGGATGGCGGTGCCCTCCCGAGAGACTTCGTCGCCCTTGGACCACCATTGTTCAAACGCCGCCAGGTCGCCGTAGAATCGGGCCACGGTCTCCAGGTTGATGCCGGGGATGCCGTTGCCGTCGGCGACCGGACCGACCGTATCCATGATTTCCCGGATGAGGTCGCGGATGGATTCATCGTCCGAGGCGTCGATCGAGATGATGCCGTCGCCGTTGAAATTGGTCCGGGCAAGAATGCGCGCAGTGTCGCGGGTGTCTTCGGGAGTGACGAAGGTGGCGTCCGGTTTGCCGAGGTTCTTCAGGACCCGGATGGCTGAGGCGCGCAGGGCTCGGCCCTCGAGGGTCTGGTCGTTGATTGAGTCGAGGGGAAGCCGGTCGTGCTCCAGGGTGAGTTCGGCGGGATCCCGCAAACGCTGGGTGGTCCACTTGACGGCGGCGATGAGCTCAGGGGCGCGGATGCGACCGTCATCATCCGTGTCGATCAGGTCGAGGGTGGTCGGATCAAAATCGATGCCCCGAGTCGGACAACTCAGGGCGACCCAGAGTTTCAGATCAAGTGTCTCGAGCCGGGTGAAGTCGCCGGCCGTTTCGAATTTGGCTTGGTCAAGGGAACCGGCACGGAAGAATCGCCAGCGATGGGCAGGTGAGTCGGGAAGAATCATGCAACTTGGATGGTGGGCACGATCGGGCCTCGGGTGGAAGGGGTCAATCCTGTGGGTGATCCGGGTCAATCTCAGGGGGCAACTCCTCGAATTCCCGAAAATGGTCCGGACGAAGCGGCTCGGAGATCCGGAAGCGTTCGTCGAACCAGCCGCCCATGTCGATGAGCTGACAGCGTTCGGAACAGAAGGGACCATGAGGCCGGGCCAGCCAGGTTCCCCGCCGTCCGCACTGCGGACAACGGACGACGAGATGCGTCTTCTCAGTGGTCACCCGCGTTTTCGATCAAAAAAGAATCGGGTGAGACAAGAGAAAAACGGTCGATTCCTCGCGACCCGGCGGTAACCCCATTCGGAGATCGCGGCAAAGACCGGGCTTTTCCGGTAAAGACGGGCGAGGCGGGGACGTGCCATCCCGATCTCCCGGACACGGTAGGCGGCCTCGGCGCCCCGGGTGACCCGCCCATCGGGTTCCACCAGGTGGATCGCGCGGTCCAGATCGGCTGCGCTCATGACCGGATGATCGTCCGGGACGGTCTCCGAGGGTGCGAATTCAATGGTCCCCCCGGTCTGTGCCTGCCACCGATCCACCCAGAATCGGCAGAACCGGCAGTCTCCGTCAAACAGGAGAACCGGACGGTCGTCGCGGGAATCAGTTGGATGGGACATGATGAGGTTGGGGAGGTCGTCGAATCTTCGGCTGACTTCGGTGGAATGTCCAACCATCAGGTTCTTTCCTTCCCCTACCGCTTCGCCGCCTCCCTTGATGCGGCCGAAGCAAGGTCTCCGTTCATCACGTCCCGATCCGTGACTTCCGTGCCGCCGAATTCCTCCTTTCCACCTCGGGGCTCTGGCTCCTAGTGTCGTGAAGTGCTTCTCGCCGAACAGCGCCGTCGACTGATTGCGGATCTTCGAATGATTGAAGACCCGCAGGAGCGGCTGTCTGCCGTGATCGACCGCGGTGGACAACTCCCCGGTCTTTCCGTCGATGAACGGGTGGCCGCAAATCTCGTCCCGGGCTGCGTTTCCGCGATGTATCTGGTTTGCACCGCCTCGGATGGGCGCTGTTTCTTTCGCATCGATTCGGGCTCCGCCTTGATCAAGGGCCTGGTGGGATGCCTCTGCACCCTCTATGAAGGCCGGACTCCCGACGAGATTCTCGGGGATCCTGACGGACTGGTTGCCGAGATGGGCCTCGATCGGTTGATCACCCCGAATCGTCTGGTCGGAATCGGAGAGGTGCGAAAGGCCATGCATCGGTTTGCCCGTTCGATGTGCGCCCAACGGGAGTCCGGGAAGGAGGAATCGAAATGACGGGACTCTGCGACGCCCACCTCCATGTCCAGGATCCCGCCTTGCGACCGATGGCGACGGAGATCTCGGATTCGTGGACCCGCCTCGGCCTGGTCCGCGCGGTGACCAACGCCACCTGCGAGGCCGACTGGGATGCGGTCGCCGCGGAGGCGAGGCGGGATGCCCGGATCATTCCCGCCTATGGACTGCATCCCTGGGAAGTCGCGCGCCGATCCCGAAGCTGGCTTTCCGATCTCGAGGGGCGCCTGCGGTCCGGAAGTGCGGTTGTCGGGGAAATCGGCCTCGATCACGCTGTGAAGGGACGGGATGACGCCGTCCAGGAGGAGGTCTTTCTGCAGCAATTGGATCTTGGATACAGATTGAATCTCCCGGTGACCATCCATTGCGTGAGGGCCTGGGGACGGCTGGAGACGCTTTTGCGGGACCATCGGACACGCCTGCCCCTCCCGGGCTTCCTCCTGCACGCCTACGGGGGCCCGCCGGAGATGATCAACACATTTGCCGATCTCGGGGCCCGGTTTTCGTTCTCAGCCCGGGCCGGCCTGGAACCCGCCACCCGGATGCGGGCTTCCCTCGAGGCGGTTCCGGCCGACCGGCTTCTCATCGAAACGGACGCCCCGGCGCTGCCCCCGCCTCCTGAATGGACCGAGATCGAGTGGGTCGACGAATCGAACGGCCGGCGGCTCAACCACCCGGCCAATATCCTTTCGAGCTACCGATTTGTGGCAGGCTTTCTCGGGATTCCGCTGGACACCCTCGTCACGCAGGTGAGGCGCAATTTCGAAGCGATCTTCGGGGAGGTTGGGGAATGAGGCGGGCCGCGCCGCTTTGCCGGCGCCTCAGGTTCCGGGGAGAGCCGCGACACAGCGCGGCTGCTGCCTAGACGCACCTGGGGTGCCTCCCTATGCTTTCCCTTTCGCGATCCGATTCACCACCCCGGCAGCAAGGGCAAAGCCAAAGGCTCCGGTCACGAAGGCGGCCGTGCCGAATCCGCTGTCACAGTCCAGACGGAGTTCGGAATCCGGGTCTTTGGATGCGCAGACCGATCCGTCGGTCTGGGGGTAGACGGTCGGTTCCGGAGAAAAGACGCAGTCGATCTTGAATTTCCAGCGACGTTCCCGCGGGAAACCGAAATCCCTGCGCAGGATCTTGCGAACCCGGGCCAGAAGGGTGTCGTGAATGGCGCGGCTGAGATCCGCAGTCTGAACCCGGCCGGGATCCCGCCGCCCGCCCGCCGCCCCCGCCGTGATGACCGGGATGCGCAGGTCCCGGCAACGGGCCAGGAGCAGGCACTTGTTGGGGACGTTGTCGATCGCATCGACCACGTGATCAAAACCCTCCCCAAGGATCGCGTCCGCATTTGCCGCGGTGAAGAAGCCCTGACGCGCCGATACCTCGCAAGCCGGATTGATCGCCCGGATGCGCTCGGCCATGACGTTCACCTTGGCCTGGCCCACGGTTCCCGCCAGGGCGTGGACCTGCCGGTTCAGATTGGTTTCGCAGATCTCATCGAGATCAATCAGGGTGAGTCTCCCGGTACCGGAGCGGGCGAGGGCCTCGGCCGCCCACGAGCCGACCCCGCCGATCCCGATCACGCAGACGTGGGAGGCCCGCAGACGCTCAAGACCATCGCGTCCGTAAAGTCGGGCGACCCCGCCGAATGATCTGTCCGCGTCGGTCTTCAAGTGGAAACGATCAGGGGAGCACAGAAAGCCGGGAGGTTTCAAGCCCGACCTGCAAAAGCCGGAGATACCACTGCCGCCCCCCCGAAACACCTCCTTCAGGGGGAACGGTGGCGTCTCCCCGACGCGCATCCCCGACCCATTTGTAACATAATAGGTTACAAATCGCCCGGGGCCTTGGGATCCCTTCATTGACGCCTGACGGGAACGACCTACGGTCATTGGGATCCGATTAACGGGAACCCTTGCGGCCCGGATCGGTCGGTCATAATCTGTTTCTGCCATGTTCGGGATCCGATCCATCATCTTCAGCCTCTCCTGCCTCTGCCTTACCGGTCTGTTGTCCGCGTGGGTTGAGGACGCGAGTGATTCAGCTCAGGCAGTTGACGCTGCGATCGTTCCGTTGGCGACGGCAAACGAAGACGCGCCGGCGTTGGCGGAGGCCGTGGTGGGTGAAGCAACGGAATCGGCAGCCGCGGTGGACCCTGAGCCGGACGGGAAAGTGGCTGTCGGGGCGGAACCCGAGTCTGTGAGCGAAGGCGCTTCCGAAACATCGGGCCTGACGGAGGAGGAGATCCTGCTTCTCGGTGGTTTGCCGGTAGATAATGAAATCGTGGTCATGGAGGAATTCGGGGTCGAGACCGA
This is a stretch of genomic DNA from Opitutaceae bacterium. It encodes these proteins:
- a CDS encoding TatD family hydrolase; the encoded protein is MTGLCDAHLHVQDPALRPMATEISDSWTRLGLVRAVTNATCEADWDAVAAEARRDARIIPAYGLHPWEVARRSRSWLSDLEGRLRSGSAVVGEIGLDHAVKGRDDAVQEEVFLQQLDLGYRLNLPVTIHCVRAWGRLETLLRDHRTRLPLPGFLLHAYGGPPEMINTFADLGARFSFSARAGLEPATRMRASLEAVPADRLLIETDAPALPPPPEWTEIEWVDESNGRRLNHPANILSSYRFVAGFLGIPLDTLVTQVRRNFEAIFGEVGE
- a CDS encoding SufE family protein translates to MLLAEQRRRLIADLRMIEDPQERLSAVIDRGGQLPGLSVDERVAANLVPGCVSAMYLVCTASDGRCFFRIDSGSALIKGLVGCLCTLYEGRTPDEILGDPDGLVAEMGLDRLITPNRLVGIGEVRKAMHRFARSMCAQRESGKEESK
- a CDS encoding DCC1-like thiol-disulfide oxidoreductase family protein, which encodes MSHPTDSRDDRPVLLFDGDCRFCRFWVDRWQAQTGGTIEFAPSETVPDDHPVMSAADLDRAIHLVEPDGRVTRGAEAAYRVREIGMARPRLARLYRKSPVFAAISEWGYRRVARNRPFFSCLTRFFFDRKRG
- a CDS encoding AI-2E family transporter produces the protein MRPSTRVSNRQPVLRFLIGAAAFVIFVAGIRAASPIAVPFLMAIFVSVITAPAFVAMQRRGVPSWVALLILVLGLVLIVTGLAGVVSNSVADFTRNLPQYQLRLQDKLVETVAWIEARGFELPAELEATTLNPQATMRLVGSMLASMGNLLSSSFLILLIVVFFLLELAILPAKVRGLAGLSPETVRYVGRIMEDIRHYVALKTVMSLLTGLLVTAFAFALRIDYPILLGLMAFLLNYVPTIGSIIAAIPGVLLATVQFGISEGFIVALGYLVINVGISNVLEPRYLGRGLGLSPFVIVVSMFFWGWVLGPVGMFLSVPLTMAVKIGLETGEETRWIAVLMGSSGPVGDEDSKVKTIDEAQG
- the yacG gene encoding DNA gyrase inhibitor YacG, which encodes MTTEKTHLVVRCPQCGRRGTWLARPHGPFCSERCQLIDMGGWFDERFRISEPLRPDHFREFEELPPEIDPDHPQD
- the tcdA gene encoding tRNA cyclic N6-threonylcarbamoyladenosine(37) synthase TcdA encodes the protein MKTDADRSFGGVARLYGRDGLERLRASHVCVIGIGGVGSWAAEALARSGTGRLTLIDLDEICETNLNRQVHALAGTVGQAKVNVMAERIRAINPACEVSARQGFFTAANADAILGEGFDHVVDAIDNVPNKCLLLARCRDLRIPVITAGAAGGRRDPGRVQTADLSRAIHDTLLARVRKILRRDFGFPRERRWKFKIDCVFSPEPTVYPQTDGSVCASKDPDSELRLDCDSGFGTAAFVTGAFGFALAAGVVNRIAKGKA